In the Terriglobia bacterium genome, one interval contains:
- the glgA gene encoding glycogen synthase GlgA, whose product MKIAFAASECVPFAKTGGLADVVGALPQALAELGHSVSVYLPKYKQTRLPDAKVLLRSVTIPFDDQYRFCSVLDGGKRSGVQFYFIDYPAFFDREALYGTSAGDYPDNAERFALYCRAVLEASKVLGVPDIFHCHDWQSALVPILLRTSYEADPVFRSTRTVFTIHNIGYQGVFPPDTLPLLMLPWDLFTIDQMEFWGKANFLKGALAFSDHLTTVSRKYAHEIQTSEYGFGLEGVLKSRAGSLTGIVNGVDYNEWSPEKDKYIVQQYSADRLQGKKECKYDLLRQFGMESAPIDTPVIGIVSRFAAQKGFDLIEEIGSDLARLPLILTVLGSGDKEYQDMLLKLQKQHPEKIAVKVAYDNGLAHKIEAGADMFLMPSRYEPSGLNQMYSLRYGTVPIVRATGGLDDTIEPWDPTSAKGTGFKFSAYSGVALLNCIHEALRAFKDQAAWLKLMQNGMKKDFSWIASAREYVKIYERLSPPKPGQSEKVLEFSRV is encoded by the coding sequence GTGAAAATTGCTTTTGCTGCTTCTGAGTGCGTGCCGTTCGCTAAAACCGGTGGACTGGCTGATGTTGTGGGCGCCCTGCCGCAAGCGCTCGCCGAACTGGGCCATTCCGTTTCCGTCTACCTGCCTAAATATAAACAGACCAGGCTGCCGGACGCCAAGGTGCTGCTCCGCAGCGTGACCATCCCGTTCGACGATCAATACCGGTTCTGCTCAGTGCTGGATGGCGGAAAACGTTCCGGGGTGCAATTCTACTTCATTGACTATCCGGCGTTTTTTGACCGTGAAGCGCTCTACGGAACTTCCGCCGGCGACTATCCTGACAACGCTGAGCGTTTCGCTTTGTATTGTCGCGCCGTGCTGGAAGCTTCCAAGGTGCTGGGTGTGCCAGATATTTTCCATTGTCACGACTGGCAGTCCGCGCTGGTGCCTATCCTGTTGCGCACAAGTTATGAAGCCGATCCGGTCTTCCGCAGCACGCGCACGGTATTTACCATCCACAATATCGGCTACCAGGGCGTCTTTCCGCCGGACACGCTGCCGCTGCTCATGCTGCCCTGGGACCTATTCACCATTGACCAGATGGAGTTCTGGGGCAAGGCCAATTTCCTGAAGGGAGCGCTCGCCTTCTCCGACCATCTCACCACGGTAAGCCGCAAGTACGCGCATGAAATACAGACCAGCGAATACGGATTTGGTCTGGAAGGGGTGCTGAAATCGCGCGCGGGATCGTTGACCGGGATCGTGAACGGCGTGGATTACAACGAGTGGAGTCCGGAGAAAGACAAATACATCGTCCAGCAGTATTCAGCAGACAGGCTTCAGGGCAAGAAGGAGTGCAAGTACGACCTGCTGCGGCAGTTTGGCATGGAAAGCGCGCCGATCGATACACCGGTCATCGGCATTGTGTCACGGTTTGCCGCGCAAAAAGGTTTTGACCTGATTGAAGAAATCGGCAGCGATTTGGCACGCCTGCCGCTGATCCTTACCGTGCTTGGCAGCGGCGACAAGGAATATCAGGACATGCTGCTGAAGCTGCAAAAGCAGCATCCGGAAAAAATTGCGGTAAAGGTGGCCTATGACAATGGGCTGGCGCACAAGATTGAAGCCGGAGCAGACATGTTCCTGATGCCGTCGCGCTATGAGCCCAGCGGGCTAAACCAGATGTATAGCCTGCGCTATGGAACAGTGCCGATCGTCCGCGCCACCGGCGGTCTGGACGATACGATTGAGCCCTGGGACCCGACATCGGCCAAAGGCACCGGCTTTAAGTTCAGCGCTTATTCCGGCGTGGCGCTGCTGAACTGCATCCATGAAGCGCTGCGGGCGTTTAAAGACCAGGCCGCGTGGCTCAAGCTGATGCAGAATGGAATGAAGAAAGATTTTTCCTGGATTGCTTCAGCCCGCGAATACGTGAAGATCTACGAGCGCCTCTCGCCGCCGAAGCCTGGACAATCGGAGAAAGTCCTTGAGTTCAGTAGAGTCTAG
- a CDS encoding DUF3667 domain-containing protein, which translates to MSSVGTDTRHTPPASQAVCGDCGAPLYGRFCSQCGEQAVDRHSLTLSHFLKHNVLHELSHVDGKIFRTFRYLVFRPGFLSAEYFAGRRRRYVNPVRLLLTCLLVLALLPRTGSMTMSLGKLKLNLLPPGPPSSETIDETIAKLDVFGILNRLMEKKSRSKDLKTPAAVEKFNHELKTYATALSFCNVLLLSGFLAILYRRRRSLYVEHLVFSLHLASFVLLFSILPTPLFWTLVVLIKGSALKIAAGILAFLLLSVEVIYLYKALLRFYRPEIGASIRGWNRTAWMTRLAVIAIFFTNSVFITLTYGAGAAIALWRL; encoded by the coding sequence GTGAGCAGTGTAGGCACGGACACTCGGCACACGCCCCCAGCTTCTCAAGCTGTCTGTGGCGACTGCGGCGCGCCTCTTTACGGGCGATTTTGTTCCCAATGCGGTGAACAGGCCGTTGACCGGCATTCCCTTACCTTGTCGCACTTCCTGAAGCACAACGTCCTGCACGAGTTGAGCCACGTGGACGGCAAGATTTTTCGTACCTTTCGATATCTGGTCTTTCGTCCCGGCTTTCTCTCCGCTGAGTATTTTGCCGGACGACGGCGCAGATACGTCAATCCCGTTCGTCTGCTGCTCACCTGCCTGCTGGTTCTTGCCCTGCTGCCCCGGACCGGCTCCATGACCATGTCACTAGGCAAGCTGAAGCTTAACCTGCTTCCCCCCGGTCCCCCTTCATCGGAGACAATCGACGAGACCATCGCAAAGCTGGATGTTTTTGGGATTCTGAATCGTTTGATGGAAAAGAAGTCGCGCTCCAAAGACCTGAAGACGCCGGCCGCGGTAGAGAAGTTCAATCACGAACTGAAAACGTACGCCACCGCACTCTCTTTCTGTAATGTACTGCTGCTCTCAGGATTTCTGGCCATTCTTTACCGCAGGCGCAGGTCGCTCTACGTGGAACATCTGGTGTTCAGCCTTCATCTGGCATCTTTTGTGCTTTTGTTCAGCATACTTCCCACGCCATTGTTTTGGACTCTTGTTGTGCTGATCAAGGGGTCTGCTCTAAAAATCGCGGCGGGGATACTCGCGTTCCTGCTCTTGTCGGTCGAGGTGATCTATCTGTACAAAGCCCTTCTTCGCTTCTACCGGCCTGAGATTGGCGCGAGCATTCGTGGGTGGAATCGTACTGCGTGGATGACAAGACTGGCTGTCATTGCAATCTTCTTCACTAATTCAGTCTTTATCACCCTGACGTACGGAGCGGGCGCGGCAATTGCCCTGTGGCGGCTTTGA
- a CDS encoding amino acid permease: MATSTSAADAQRPELVRELNAWHSTAIVVGTIIGSGIFLVPAEMMQAVGSARLVYLAWIVGGLLSFFGALTYAELGAVRPWAGGEYVYIRDAYGPLPSFLYAWTWFLIAKPASIASVTSGLVRVLGNFSAFSFLPHPIFALQGGYQLTYGHLLAIAATILISALNYLGVRKAGNFQLVMTTLKIVMIVVIIAAGFSATSGSWSNFGTTFLGAKGGMAGFMAALVAALWAYDGWNDLNMVSGEIRNPERSIPVALIAGVAIVAVLYIGVNAAVQFVMPASAVAASPVPASSATQIAIGHLGALLVSAGMALSMFVTLNGTIMSGGRIPFAVARDGYFFKALAEVHPRFHTPSLALIVQCVMAIALQLGGGSFRDFLELAIFSEWLFYMIAASTIFVFRQREPNTPRPYSTWGYPVVPALFVVAAAVLLYFTFIDKLHHSLFGTIVMTLVMLAGVPVFWYFAKQKRQKESAL; the protein is encoded by the coding sequence ATGGCGACTTCAACCTCGGCTGCGGACGCGCAAAGGCCGGAGCTTGTACGTGAATTAAACGCCTGGCACTCTACAGCTATTGTCGTCGGCACCATCATCGGCAGCGGAATCTTTCTTGTTCCGGCGGAGATGATGCAGGCCGTCGGCTCGGCGCGTCTGGTTTATCTCGCATGGATCGTCGGCGGCCTGCTTTCTTTTTTTGGTGCGCTCACGTATGCGGAACTTGGCGCCGTTCGTCCCTGGGCCGGCGGCGAATACGTTTATATCCGCGACGCTTACGGGCCCCTGCCATCATTTCTGTATGCATGGACGTGGTTCCTCATCGCCAAGCCCGCGTCGATCGCCAGCGTAACCAGCGGACTGGTGCGCGTGCTCGGAAATTTTTCCGCATTCAGCTTCCTCCCGCATCCAATATTCGCTCTGCAAGGTGGTTACCAGCTTACCTATGGACACTTGCTCGCCATCGCCGCCACCATCTTGATCTCTGCCTTGAATTATCTTGGCGTACGCAAAGCCGGCAACTTTCAACTGGTAATGACCACGCTGAAAATTGTAATGATCGTTGTGATCATTGCCGCAGGCTTCAGCGCCACCAGCGGAAGCTGGAGCAACTTCGGCACTACGTTTTTGGGCGCTAAAGGCGGCATGGCGGGATTTATGGCAGCTTTGGTCGCGGCGCTCTGGGCCTATGACGGCTGGAATGATCTCAACATGGTCAGCGGTGAGATCCGCAATCCTGAGCGCAGCATTCCCGTGGCGTTGATCGCCGGCGTGGCGATAGTGGCCGTGCTTTATATCGGAGTAAACGCGGCGGTGCAGTTTGTAATGCCGGCATCGGCTGTAGCTGCATCTCCTGTACCTGCTTCATCCGCAACCCAGATCGCAATCGGTCATCTGGGCGCGCTGCTGGTCTCGGCCGGGATGGCGCTCTCCATGTTCGTGACGCTCAATGGAACCATCATGAGCGGTGGACGCATTCCCTTTGCCGTGGCCCGCGACGGCTATTTCTTCAAGGCACTGGCTGAAGTCCATCCCCGCTTTCATACTCCCTCACTGGCTCTCATCGTCCAGTGCGTGATGGCTATTGCACTGCAGCTCGGCGGCGGATCGTTCCGTGATTTCCTTGAACTGGCGATTTTCTCCGAGTGGCTCTTTTACATGATCGCCGCCAGCACCATTTTTGTGTTCCGCCAGCGCGAGCCCAATACACCACGTCCCTACAGTACCTGGGGATATCCCGTAGTCCCGGCGTTGTTCGTCGTGGCTGCAGCCGTGCTGCTCTACTTCACGTTCATTGACAAGCTGCATCATTCGCTGTTCGGAACAATCGTGATGACCCTGGTGATGCTGGCGGGCGTGCCGGTGTTCTGGTATTTTGCGAAGCAGAAAAGGCAGAAGGAATCAGCACTGTGA
- a CDS encoding sodium:solute symporter: MRLQIIDLAIIAVYLISITFFGLRFRKSQRSLRDYFLADRNIPWWAIALSIVGAETSTLTVIGTPGIAYGGNFGFLQLVFGYLLGRIVVSAIFIPQYFRGEMFTAYQLIDRRFGKELHRITAAVFLVTRAAAEGVRVWAVAIVISIALGTGGVTSVAIVMGLTLIYTFEGGMAAVIWTDVVQLAIYIGGTIIGFITLLHLVPGGWPSIHAIAAGAGKLQVFDFSLNFFKTYTFWAGLIGGMFLNTATHGTDQLMVQRLLVARNQRDSRTALLFSGGVILIQFTLFLLVGAGLWVFYRQFPPTGHFATNDYVFPTFIVEHMPRGIAGLLIAAILAAAMSNLSAALNSLSSTTMIDFYLRRRPETSDSKRLGLSRIATVVWGVALFGLALASRYGGNVLEKGLTIASLAYGGLLGVFLLGLLTRRAKQNGAIVGMLCGLVLNIYIWGWTHIAWTWYVTFGSITTFVVGYLASLTTSSSEQAQSAAPDSNR; encoded by the coding sequence ATGCGACTGCAAATTATTGATCTGGCTATTATCGCCGTTTATCTCATCAGTATTACTTTTTTTGGACTAAGGTTTCGCAAGTCCCAGCGGTCACTGCGTGATTATTTTCTGGCCGACCGCAACATTCCCTGGTGGGCCATTGCTCTCTCCATCGTCGGCGCTGAAACAAGCACGCTCACAGTTATCGGCACACCGGGAATTGCCTATGGCGGCAACTTCGGCTTTCTCCAGCTTGTCTTTGGCTACCTTCTTGGCCGCATCGTCGTCAGCGCAATTTTTATCCCGCAATATTTTCGCGGTGAAATGTTTACCGCCTACCAACTTATTGATCGCCGCTTTGGAAAAGAGCTGCATCGCATCACCGCCGCAGTTTTTCTCGTCACGCGCGCCGCTGCGGAAGGCGTGCGCGTGTGGGCCGTCGCTATCGTAATCAGCATTGCGCTTGGAACGGGAGGCGTTACTTCAGTCGCCATCGTCATGGGGCTCACACTTATTTATACCTTTGAAGGCGGCATGGCTGCCGTTATCTGGACGGACGTGGTCCAACTCGCCATCTATATTGGCGGTACGATTATTGGTTTTATCACGCTGCTGCATCTGGTGCCCGGCGGTTGGCCATCGATCCATGCCATTGCCGCTGGCGCAGGCAAGCTGCAGGTGTTCGATTTCTCTCTGAACTTCTTCAAGACTTACACATTCTGGGCCGGCCTGATCGGCGGCATGTTCCTGAATACAGCTACGCATGGAACAGATCAACTCATGGTCCAGCGCCTGCTCGTCGCGCGCAACCAGCGCGATTCCCGCACAGCCCTGCTCTTCAGTGGCGGCGTGATCCTGATTCAGTTCACACTCTTTCTGCTGGTCGGAGCAGGGCTGTGGGTTTTCTACCGCCAATTTCCGCCCACCGGCCATTTCGCCACCAATGACTACGTTTTTCCCACGTTCATTGTGGAGCACATGCCTCGCGGCATTGCCGGATTGCTGATTGCCGCCATCCTCGCCGCGGCCATGTCGAACTTGAGCGCCGCCTTGAACTCGCTCTCTTCCACCACCATGATCGACTTTTACCTGCGCCGCCGGCCTGAAACGTCAGACAGCAAGCGTCTCGGACTTTCACGCATAGCAACTGTAGTCTGGGGCGTTGCGCTCTTCGGACTCGCTTTGGCCTCGCGCTATGGCGGCAACGTGCTGGAAAAAGGCCTCACGATCGCTTCACTGGCTTATGGTGGTTTGCTCGGCGTCTTTCTGCTTGGACTGCTCACCCGTCGCGCCAAACAGAACGGCGCGATTGTTGGTATGCTCTGCGGATTGGTCCTGAACATTTATATCTGGGGATGGACCCACATCGCCTGGACCTGGTACGTAACGTTTGGTTCGATCACGACGTTTGTTGTGGGATACCTCGCCAGTCTCACGACTTCGTCTTCAGAACAGGCGCAAAGCGCGGCCCCGGACTCGAACCGATAA
- a CDS encoding ATP-binding cassette domain-containing protein — MSHPPQNPNAEQKPYVEFQHVYKAFGDNHVLQDVSFQVFPGETLCILGRSGVGKSVSLHHIMGFLKPDAGRVIVAFEDITEATEAQLERIRKKVTMVFQNGALFDSLTVGENVAFPLRERHDLDEQQIYQIVDGLLDMVGVKAMRDLLPSDLSTGMKRSVAIARALSAQPECILYDEPTTMVDPLMAQLLGDLIQKLKHQLKLTSIVVTHDMRLAKKLADRIVFLHEARAIFVGSVHEMERAPEEVVQEFLKLDELIVPGRDDGYQAYT, encoded by the coding sequence ATGAGCCATCCTCCCCAAAACCCGAATGCGGAGCAGAAGCCGTACGTCGAGTTCCAGCACGTGTACAAGGCATTCGGCGATAACCACGTCCTGCAGGACGTCAGCTTTCAGGTCTTTCCCGGCGAAACGCTGTGCATTCTGGGCCGCAGCGGTGTGGGCAAATCCGTTTCACTCCATCACATCATGGGTTTTCTCAAGCCTGACGCCGGCCGCGTGATCGTCGCCTTTGAGGACATCACTGAAGCCACGGAAGCGCAGCTTGAGCGTATCCGCAAGAAAGTGACGATGGTTTTCCAGAACGGCGCGCTGTTCGATTCGCTTACCGTCGGCGAGAACGTCGCATTCCCGTTGCGCGAACGCCATGATCTGGACGAACAGCAGATTTACCAGATTGTTGACGGCCTGCTGGACATGGTGGGCGTAAAAGCCATGCGCGATCTTCTGCCCTCCGACCTTTCCACCGGGATGAAGCGTAGCGTCGCCATTGCCCGCGCGCTTTCCGCGCAGCCGGAATGCATTCTTTATGACGAGCCCACCACCATGGTCGATCCACTGATGGCGCAGCTCCTGGGCGACCTCATCCAGAAACTGAAGCACCAGCTCAAGCTCACCAGCATCGTCGTAACGCATGACATGCGTCTGGCCAAGAAGCTGGCGGACCGCATTGTGTTTCTGCATGAAGCTCGCGCTATCTTTGTTGGATCGGTGCATGAGATGGAGCGCGCCCCGGAAGAAGTGGTGCAGGAATTTCTGAAGCTGGATGAACTGATCGTGCCCGGACGGGACGATGGGTACCAGGCGTATACCTGA
- a CDS encoding molybdenum cofactor guanylyltransferase — MVHSQLSGFVLAGGKSTRMGQDKASVTLNGLTLLEHALAVLREVCRDVAILGKRELYGSLGPVYEDIFPGCGPLGGIHAALSNSQTPLNLIIAVDTPFLAPEFLLYLADRAINSNAIVTTPEINDYTQPLCTVYSLDFRPIAEQALRQGNYKIVPLFPKDRTLVIKEAELRQFAFAADMFENLNTPEDLARARRRFSGQDT; from the coding sequence ATGGTCCATTCCCAGCTCTCCGGTTTTGTTCTTGCGGGTGGCAAAAGCACGCGCATGGGCCAGGACAAAGCTTCAGTCACCCTGAACGGTCTCACTCTGCTGGAACATGCGCTGGCGGTCTTGCGCGAAGTCTGCCGTGACGTTGCCATCCTCGGCAAACGCGAGTTATACGGCTCTCTAGGGCCGGTCTATGAAGACATATTTCCCGGATGCGGGCCGCTCGGCGGGATCCATGCGGCGCTTTCGAACTCGCAAACACCGCTCAATCTCATCATCGCCGTGGACACGCCTTTTCTCGCGCCGGAATTTCTCTTGTACCTGGCAGACAGGGCCATCAATTCCAACGCTATCGTCACCACGCCCGAAATTAACGACTACACACAGCCGCTGTGCACCGTTTACTCGCTCGACTTTCGTCCCATCGCGGAGCAGGCGCTACGGCAAGGCAATTACAAGATCGTGCCCCTGTTTCCTAAAGACCGAACACTCGTCATCAAAGAAGCTGAGCTGCGCCAGTTTGCCTTCGCCGCCGATATGTTTGAAAATCTAAACACGCCTGAGGACCTGGCCCGCGCGCGGCGCCGCTTCTCCGGTCAGGACACATGA
- a CDS encoding complex I NDUFA9 subunit family protein, giving the protein MKVFLTGATGFVGKHMLERLLMEGHAVRAALRGLPGQKARLVSHTQHLGRKDDFEWVHGDIVEGTKLDEGMQGCAAVIHLVGIIVEKGTNTFERVHYLGTRNVVEAAKRTGIKRFVQMSALGVRADGVAPYQTTKWKGEEEVRQSGIPFCILRPSLIFGQGDGFVTQMMETMRSAPLFRPVPGDGTPKFRPIAVEDVTTCFARALTYEAATNQTIDLGGADELTLNEVLAEIARCAGVRKPAVHIPMPLMMAGAGVAQKLLKNPPVTVDQLRMLQEGSTCDIEPMKRIFGVNPRGFKGCGRSPAVTRN; this is encoded by the coding sequence ATGAAAGTTTTCCTCACCGGCGCGACTGGCTTTGTCGGCAAGCACATGCTGGAGCGATTGCTGATGGAAGGCCATGCCGTGCGAGCGGCGCTGCGGGGATTGCCGGGACAAAAGGCACGGCTGGTATCCCACACGCAACATCTCGGACGCAAAGATGATTTCGAGTGGGTCCACGGCGACATCGTCGAAGGCACAAAGCTGGACGAAGGGATGCAAGGCTGCGCTGCGGTGATCCATCTGGTGGGGATCATCGTGGAGAAGGGAACGAATACTTTTGAGCGCGTGCACTATCTGGGGACGCGCAATGTGGTGGAGGCGGCCAAGCGGACGGGCATCAAGCGCTTTGTGCAGATGTCGGCATTGGGAGTGCGTGCCGACGGCGTAGCCCCCTACCAGACGACAAAGTGGAAGGGCGAAGAAGAAGTCCGGCAGAGCGGAATTCCGTTTTGCATCCTGCGGCCTTCTCTGATCTTTGGCCAGGGCGACGGTTTTGTGACGCAGATGATGGAGACGATGCGCTCGGCCCCGCTGTTTCGTCCGGTGCCGGGCGACGGCACACCAAAATTCAGGCCGATTGCAGTTGAAGACGTAACGACCTGCTTTGCGCGTGCGCTGACCTACGAAGCCGCGACAAACCAGACAATCGATCTGGGCGGGGCTGACGAGTTGACGCTCAACGAGGTGCTGGCGGAGATCGCGAGGTGTGCGGGCGTGCGGAAGCCGGCGGTGCATATCCCCATGCCGCTGATGATGGCGGGGGCTGGAGTCGCGCAGAAACTGCTGAAAAATCCTCCTGTGACGGTAGACCAATTACGCATGCTGCAAGAGGGCTCAACGTGTGACATCGAGCCGATGAAGCGCATTTTTGGGGTGAATCCACGCGGGTTCAAAGGGTGCGGACGCAGCCCGGCTGTAACCAGGAATTAA
- a CDS encoding BON domain-containing protein, with protein sequence MKRNLSVVLIAMALLAASCSRIGSRTDAQVASDVQNKINGDSSIPDKQLNINANNGTVTLTGTVATDAARNAAANDAAQIEGVKTVVNNLEVAPASAANQNEQPQEQASNNPPPPMREERRPSPSTRYRSSRSTPSRSASNSGGDTGLRTTVPSSSSNGNASGSSYDSSQSTAPPAPTPVPAPQKVTVPSGTQLSIRLNDEVDSEKAQVGDVFHGSISAPVTVGEETAIPTTADVEGRVVEVKSAGRFAGQSVLTLELTKLTMNGRTYSLQTSQWTKSGNGRGKSTAAKVGGGAAVGAVLGGIFGGGKGAAIGAAAGAGAGTGVSAATKGQQIILKPEAVIAFQLQGPITVTPGASRSAMNQ encoded by the coding sequence ATGAAGAGAAATCTTTCGGTGGTCCTGATTGCCATGGCGCTGCTGGCAGCAAGCTGTTCGCGCATAGGCAGCCGCACGGACGCGCAGGTCGCCTCCGATGTGCAGAACAAGATTAACGGGGACAGCAGTATCCCGGACAAGCAACTCAACATCAACGCGAATAACGGCACGGTAACGCTTACCGGCACCGTGGCCACGGATGCCGCGCGCAATGCGGCCGCCAATGATGCGGCGCAGATTGAAGGCGTGAAGACAGTGGTAAATAATCTGGAAGTGGCGCCGGCTTCTGCGGCGAACCAAAACGAGCAGCCGCAAGAGCAGGCGAGCAATAATCCTCCGCCTCCGATGAGGGAAGAGCGGCGTCCTTCACCCAGCACGCGCTATCGCAGTTCACGTTCGACTCCGAGCAGGTCAGCCAGCAACAGTGGCGGCGATACCGGGTTGCGTACCACGGTTCCCTCAAGCAGCAGCAATGGAAACGCCAGCGGCAGCAGCTATGACTCTTCACAATCGACTGCTCCGCCGGCCCCAACGCCGGTGCCTGCGCCGCAGAAAGTTACTGTGCCATCTGGAACTCAGCTCAGCATTCGCCTGAATGATGAAGTGGATTCAGAAAAAGCGCAGGTTGGCGATGTGTTTCATGGATCGATCTCAGCGCCGGTAACGGTGGGCGAAGAGACGGCCATTCCCACCACGGCAGATGTTGAAGGCCGCGTGGTGGAAGTGAAGTCGGCAGGAAGGTTCGCGGGACAATCTGTGCTGACGCTGGAACTCACCAAGCTGACGATGAACGGCAGGACCTACAGCCTGCAGACCAGCCAGTGGACGAAGTCCGGCAATGGCCGCGGCAAGTCAACGGCTGCAAAGGTTGGCGGCGGCGCAGCCGTGGGCGCGGTGCTGGGCGGAATCTTTGGCGGCGGTAAAGGCGCAGCCATTGGCGCAGCCGCAGGCGCAGGCGCGGGAACAGGCGTTTCTGCAGCCACCAAGGGACAGCAGATTATCCTGAAGCCGGAAGCGGTGATTGCCTTCCAGTTGCAGGGACCGATCACCGTAACGCCGGGAGCAAGCCGGTCAGCGATGAATCAGTAA